The DNA segment CTTCAGGCGGAACTGTGGGGGCCGGGCATGAGCTGGGCGCCCGAGCACCAGCCGATCGTCGGCGCGCTTACCCCCGAGACGGGCGACATCGTGCTGGTGAAGCACCGCTACAGTGCCTTCCAGCGCTCGAATCTCGAGACGTTGATGCGCGCGCGCGGCCGCGACCAGCTCATCGTGTGCGGGGTCTACGCCCATATCGGCTGCACCCTGACCGCCGCCGACGCCTTCATGCGCGACATCGAGCCTTTCCTTGCCGCCGATGCGCTGGCGGACTTTTCCCGCGCCAAGCACGACCTCGCCCTCTCCTATGTGGCCGATGTGTGCGGCGTGCCGCTGACCACGACGCAGATAGTGGAGCTGCTGTGATGGCGATCGAACCCGCCGACATCCGCCGCATCGTCACCCCGGTGGCGCCGGTGACGCGCGAGAAGATGCGCGCCGACATCGCGAAGATGCTGCACGAGGACCCGGACGAGATCGGCGACGACGACAGCCTGATCGATCTCGGCCTCGATTCCATGCGGGCGATGAACCTCGTGCTGATGTGGAGCGAGGGCGGGCTGGAGCTGGAGTTCTCCGAATTTGCCGAGAACCCGACGCTGTCTGGCTGGTGGCAGCTGGTGGACGCCCGGCAGCGCGCGCGGGCGGGCGCCTGATCTTGATGGAACAGGGCGCCGCATCGAGGGAGGGGGCGTATCCGCTGACCGAGGCGCAGTCCGGCCTGTGGTACGCGCAGCGCCTCGACCCGGCGAACCCGCTGTTCAACACCGGCCAGTTTATCGAGCTTCACGGCACGCTCGACCGGCCGGCCTTCGCGGCGGCGCTGGCGCAGGCGGTGGCCGAGGCCGGGGCGTTGTCGCTGCGCATGGTCGAGACGCCGCAGGGGCCGCTCCAGTTCATCGACCCTTCGAGCCGGCCGGCGCTTGAGATCATCGACGTCTCCACCCTGCCGGACCCTCGGGCTGCGGCGCTGGAGGCGATCGCCCGCGATATGGCGCGCGCCATCGATCCGGTGCGGGAGCCGCTCGCGCGCGAAGCGCTGTTCGTGCTCGGCCCGGCGCATCACATCTGGCAGCAGCGCGTGCATCATCTGGCCATCGACGGCTACGGGATGATCCTGCTCACCCAGCGCGTCGCCGAACTCTACAACGCCCACCGGCGCGGGGCGCCCGCCGGCAATCCCCCGCCGGGCGTCGATGTGGTGCTGAAGGAGGACGCGGACTACCGCGCCTCGGCCCGGCGCCAGACGGACGGCGATTACTGGCGCGCCCTGTTCGCGGACCGCCCGGACGTGGTGAGCTTCACGGCGGGGGCGCCGGCCAGCGCCTTCTCGTTCCATCGCGCGGCGGCCGAGATCGATCCGCCGGCCTTCGCGGCCCTGCGCGACATCGCCGGGCGTACCTCGATCCCCTGGCCCGACATCGTCACCGCCCTGGCGGCGGCCTATCTTCAGCGCCATCTGGCGACGCCCGAAGTGGTGGTCGGCGTGCCCTACATGGCGCGGCTCGGCAGCCCGTCGGCACGGGTGGCGGCGATGCTCATGAACGTGCTGCCGGTCCGCGTGGCGGCGCCGGGAAACCTGGCGCTGGACGCGTATCTGGCCACGGTGGCGAAGAGCCTGGTGCGCGCGCGCCGTCACGGGCGTTACCGCAGCGAACAGCTGCGCCGCGACCTCCGGCTCATCGGCGGGCAGCGCCGTCTTCACGGCCCGCTGGTCAACCTGCTGCCTTTTGACGAGACCCCGCGCTTCGACGGGCTGGACAGCCGCCTCGAAGTGCTCTCCACCGGGCCGGTGGAGGACATTACCTTCACCTTCCGTCTGCACGGCGCGGAAGGGCTGCGGCTCGAAGTCGACGCCAATCCGGACCTCTACGGGGAAGCCGAGGTCGAGGCCCACGCGGCGCGGCTGAAGGTGTTCATCGCGCGCGCGCTCGGGGCCGACACGCTCGACGCCGTGCCGCTCGCCACGCCCGAGGAGGCCCATCGCCACGTCGTCACGCTGAACGCCACCGGCCATGCGCTGCCCGATGTCACGCTCGCCGCGCTGATCGAGCGGGCTCTCGCGGCAACGCCGCAGGCCCCGGCGCTTCGTTTTTCCGGCCGGACGATGAGCTATGGCGAGCTTGATGCCCGCGCGGGCGCGCTTGCCGGCGCGCTGGCCGAACGCGGGGTGTCGCGCGGCGACATCGTCGCGGTGGCGCTGCCGCGCTCGTTCGAGCTGGTCGTCGCGTTGATCGCGATCCTGCGCGTGGGCGCGGCCTATCTGCCGCTGGATCTCACCCATCCCGATGAGCGGCTCGGGCGCATTCTCGTCTCCGCCGCGCCGCGCCTGGCGCTGAGCCGCGCACCGGACCTGCCGCGTTTTGCCGGCAGGGTCGATGTCCTCGCCCCGGAGGACTGGCCGGCCGCGCCCTCCCTTGGAACGCCCGCCCTTGCAGCGCCCGCCCTCACGCCGCCGGAGCCGGACGACGCGGCCTATGTGATCTACACCTCGGGCTCGACCGGGGAACCCAAGGGTGTCGTCATCGAGCACCGGGCCATCGTCAACCGGCTGGAATGGATGCGGGCGCATTACGGCTTCCAGGCCCATGACCGGATTCTGCAGAAGACCCCGGCAACCTTCGACGTCTCGGTGTGGGAGTTCTTCCTTCCCTTCCTCGCCGGCGCCTGCCTCGTCATCGCCCCGCCCGACGCCCATCGCGATCCGGTGGCGCTGGCGCGGCTGATCGTCGACGAGGGCGTGACCACGGCCCATTTCGTGCCGTCCATGCTCGCCGCCTTTCTCGCCGAGCCAAGCGTCGCCGAGCCAAGCGTCGCCGAGGCCAGCGTCGCGAAGCCACCCGTGAAGGGGTTTGGCCTGACGCGCGTGTTCTGCTCGGGCGAGGAACTGCCGGCGGAGCTGCGCGCGCGCTTCCACCGCACGCTGGCGGCGGAGCTGCACAATCTTTATGGGCCGACCGAGGCGGCGGTGGATGTCAGCTACTGGCCCGCGGGGCCGGACGATCATTCCCGCCCGGTGCCGATCGGCTTTCCGGTGTGGAACACGCGGCTCTATGTGCTGGACGATCGCGGCCGGCCCCAGCCGCCGAATGTGCCCGGCCATCTCTTCCTGGCCGGGGTGCAGCTCGCGCGCGGCTATCTCGGCCGGCCCGATCTCACCCGCGAACGCTTCGTTCCCGACCCCTTCGTGCCGGGCGAGCGGATGTACCTCACCGGCGACCTCGCCTTGTGGCGGACGGACGGCGCTGTGGTGTTTCTCGGCCGCTCGGACCACCAGATCAAGATCCGGGGCCTGCGCATCGAGCTTGGCGAGATCGAGGCGGCGGTGATGTCCTGCGCGCGGGTACGGCAGGCCGCGATCCTTGCCCGCGAGGATGGCGGTGTGAAGCGCATCATCGCCTATGTCGTGCCTGAGCCCGGCATGGATGAGCAGAGCCTGCGCACCGATCTCGCCACCCATGTCGCCGCGCGGGTGCCGGACTATATGGTGCCGGCCGCCTTCGTGGCGCTGGACGCGCTGCCCGTCACCGCGAATGGCAAGCTCGACCGCGCGGCACTGCCGGCGCCGGACTTCACCGGTTCGGGCCAGCGCCCGCCGCACACTCCCACCGAGCACCGTCTCGCCGCCCTGTTCGCCGAGCAGCTTGGCAGCGAGGGGCCGATCGCGGCGGAGGATGATTTCTTCTCGCTCGGCGGGGATTCGCTTCAGGCCGTGGCGCTGCTGCTGCGCGTGCGCGAGGCGTTCGGCTGCGATCCTGGCCTCGGCGCGCTGTTCGCCCAGCCCACCCTGGCGGGTTTCGCCGCGCTGATCGACGCCGAGGCCGGCGAGGCCGATGTCGGGCAAACCACTATCGGGAAGCCCGAGGCGGGACTGGGACCGCTCATCACCCTGGTCGAGGCAGATGCCGACCTTCCCCCGCTCTTCGCCATTCATCCCGCCGGCGGGATTTCCTGGTGCTATGGCCGGCTGGCGCGTTCGCTGTCGCCGCGCCGCACGGTCTATGGCGTGCAGGCGCCCGCTCTGGCGCCGGGCATTACGCCGCCCGCGCGCATGGAAGACCTCGCCGCCGACTATGTCGCCCGCATCCGGACCGTCCGTCCGCAGGGGCCGTACCATTTGGTCGGCTGGTCGGTGGGGGGCATCATCGCACAGGCGATGGCGGTGCAGCTGCGCGAGGCCGGCGCTGAGGTCGGGGTGGTTGCGATGCTCGACGCCTACCCCGCCGATGTCTGGCGCGGCGAGCCTGATCCGGGCGAGAACGGCGCGCTGAAGGCGCTGATCGCCATTGCCGGCCACGACCCCGACCGCCTGCCGGGGCTCGCCCTGACGCGCGAATCGGTGCGGGTCTTCCTGCGCGCCACCGACAGCCCGCTGGGCCAGTTGCCGGATGCGGCGCTTGACGGCGTGGTGCGGGTGGTCGCGGGCAACAACCGGCTGGTGCGCGGCCATCACCATCGTCGCTACGACGGCACGCTCCTGCATTTTCGCGCGGCGCTTGATCATGCGGGCCGCGATCTCTCGCCGGCGCAGTGGAAAAGCTATGCCCGGCATGTCGAGGTGATCGACATTGCCGCGCTTCACGCCCATCTCACCGGCCCGCAAGCGAGTGCCGCCATCGCCCCCCTGCTGGGGCAGGCGCTGGCAATGGCCGAACAGGGAGAGCAACAGCCATGCGTGACAGCGGTCTGAGCGGCAGGCTCGCCCTCGTCACCGGGGCGGCGGGCGGCATCGGCGCCGCCGTGGTCCGGCAACTGGTCGAGGAGGGCGCGCGCGTCGTCGCCACCGATGTGGAAGAGGCCGGCGTCGTGGCGCTCGCCGCCGAGCTCGGCAGCGCGGTCACGCCCGCCGGTCTCGACG comes from the Ancylobacter pratisalsi genome and includes:
- a CDS encoding phosphopantetheine-binding protein; its protein translation is MAIEPADIRRIVTPVAPVTREKMRADIAKMLHEDPDEIGDDDSLIDLGLDSMRAMNLVLMWSEGGLELEFSEFAENPTLSGWWQLVDARQRARAGA
- a CDS encoding isochorismatase family protein, with the translated sequence MGLPTIAPYDLPRADDLPAARAPFRLERARAALLIHDMQNYFLRVFTPDVAPIAPVIANIARLAAAARAAGVPVFYTAQEGGQDRRDRGLQAELWGPGMSWAPEHQPIVGALTPETGDIVLVKHRYSAFQRSNLETLMRARGRDQLIVCGVYAHIGCTLTAADAFMRDIEPFLAADALADFSRAKHDLALSYVADVCGVPLTTTQIVELL
- a CDS encoding non-ribosomal peptide synthetase; its protein translation is MEQGAASREGAYPLTEAQSGLWYAQRLDPANPLFNTGQFIELHGTLDRPAFAAALAQAVAEAGALSLRMVETPQGPLQFIDPSSRPALEIIDVSTLPDPRAAALEAIARDMARAIDPVREPLAREALFVLGPAHHIWQQRVHHLAIDGYGMILLTQRVAELYNAHRRGAPAGNPPPGVDVVLKEDADYRASARRQTDGDYWRALFADRPDVVSFTAGAPASAFSFHRAAAEIDPPAFAALRDIAGRTSIPWPDIVTALAAAYLQRHLATPEVVVGVPYMARLGSPSARVAAMLMNVLPVRVAAPGNLALDAYLATVAKSLVRARRHGRYRSEQLRRDLRLIGGQRRLHGPLVNLLPFDETPRFDGLDSRLEVLSTGPVEDITFTFRLHGAEGLRLEVDANPDLYGEAEVEAHAARLKVFIARALGADTLDAVPLATPEEAHRHVVTLNATGHALPDVTLAALIERALAATPQAPALRFSGRTMSYGELDARAGALAGALAERGVSRGDIVAVALPRSFELVVALIAILRVGAAYLPLDLTHPDERLGRILVSAAPRLALSRAPDLPRFAGRVDVLAPEDWPAAPSLGTPALAAPALTPPEPDDAAYVIYTSGSTGEPKGVVIEHRAIVNRLEWMRAHYGFQAHDRILQKTPATFDVSVWEFFLPFLAGACLVIAPPDAHRDPVALARLIVDEGVTTAHFVPSMLAAFLAEPSVAEPSVAEASVAKPPVKGFGLTRVFCSGEELPAELRARFHRTLAAELHNLYGPTEAAVDVSYWPAGPDDHSRPVPIGFPVWNTRLYVLDDRGRPQPPNVPGHLFLAGVQLARGYLGRPDLTRERFVPDPFVPGERMYLTGDLALWRTDGAVVFLGRSDHQIKIRGLRIELGEIEAAVMSCARVRQAAILAREDGGVKRIIAYVVPEPGMDEQSLRTDLATHVAARVPDYMVPAAFVALDALPVTANGKLDRAALPAPDFTGSGQRPPHTPTEHRLAALFAEQLGSEGPIAAEDDFFSLGGDSLQAVALLLRVREAFGCDPGLGALFAQPTLAGFAALIDAEAGEADVGQTTIGKPEAGLGPLITLVEADADLPPLFAIHPAGGISWCYGRLARSLSPRRTVYGVQAPALAPGITPPARMEDLAADYVARIRTVRPQGPYHLVGWSVGGIIAQAMAVQLREAGAEVGVVAMLDAYPADVWRGEPDPGENGALKALIAIAGHDPDRLPGLALTRESVRVFLRATDSPLGQLPDAALDGVVRVVAGNNRLVRGHHHRRYDGTLLHFRAALDHAGRDLSPAQWKSYARHVEVIDIAALHAHLTGPQASAAIAPLLGQALAMAEQGEQQPCVTAV